A single Flavobacterium sp. 1 DNA region contains:
- a CDS encoding YeiH family protein, whose product MKTDSVNAPIFFRINTTAQQIIFVLLLLLCLFPIISPPIALLLGLVVANLSGHPFLHLNHKATNMLLQVSVVGLGFGMNVHSAVAAGKEGFIFTVASIIGTIALGTLLGKWFKIQKKTSHLISCGTAICGGSAIAAIAPVIQSDEKQTSVALGVIFILNSIALFVFPVVGHFLNMSQNDFGLWCAIAIHDTSSVVGAANKYGAEALQVATTVKLARALWIIPIALITAVVFKNKTSKVKIPYFIGLFILAMICNTYFSPVANFAPHLVSIAKTGLTVTLFLIGAGLNRSVLKSVGLLPLVQGVLLWVSIAVGTLLAILYF is encoded by the coding sequence ATGAAAACGGATAGTGTTAATGCTCCAATTTTTTTTAGAATCAATACTACAGCGCAGCAAATTATTTTTGTTTTGCTGTTGCTTCTTTGTTTATTCCCGATAATTTCTCCACCTATAGCATTGCTGTTGGGTTTGGTTGTTGCTAATCTTTCGGGACATCCTTTTTTGCATTTAAATCATAAAGCGACTAACATGTTATTGCAGGTTTCGGTTGTTGGACTGGGTTTTGGTATGAATGTTCATAGTGCCGTTGCGGCGGGTAAGGAAGGCTTTATTTTTACAGTTGCTTCTATTATAGGGACAATAGCATTGGGAACTTTATTGGGAAAATGGTTTAAGATTCAAAAGAAAACTTCACATCTTATTTCTTGCGGTACAGCTATCTGTGGAGGAAGTGCGATTGCTGCGATAGCTCCCGTGATACAATCTGATGAAAAGCAGACTTCGGTGGCTTTGGGTGTGATTTTTATTCTTAATTCAATTGCTTTGTTTGTTTTTCCTGTTGTTGGGCATTTTTTGAATATGTCGCAAAACGATTTTGGCTTATGGTGTGCTATTGCGATTCACGATACGAGTTCGGTAGTGGGAGCGGCGAATAAATATGGGGCAGAAGCTTTGCAGGTTGCCACAACGGTAAAATTAGCAAGAGCTTTGTGGATCATTCCTATTGCTTTGATTACGGCAGTCGTTTTTAAAAATAAAACGAGCAAAGTTAAAATTCCTTATTTCATCGGATTATTTATTTTGGCAATGATCTGTAATACTTATTTCTCTCCTGTTGCGAATTTTGCTCCGCATTTGGTTTCAATTGCCAAAACAGGTCTTACTGTTACTCTATTTTTGATAGGAGCAGGGCTGAACCGTTCTGTTTTGAAATCGGTGGGGTTATTGCCTTTGGTTCAAGGCGTACTGCTTTGGGTAAGTATTGCTGTTGGAACTTTATTAGCAATTTTGTATTTCTAA
- a CDS encoding zinc dependent phospholipase C family protein, translating to MKKFKLKRTALTFSIIGIAFITLSWGIFGHEHINNAAVMALPKPMQTFFYNHLDFITQESTVPDLRKYTLRDKAENPRHFMDMENFGAVDSIPLPFDEAKKKYNEKFLADNGILPWYIQEVMTKLTKAMKDKRKTEILFLAADLAHYIGDAHMPLHTAVNHDGQLTNQKGIHSLWESRLPELFGKNYNFYTGEAKYVENVEKATWDMLKDTHSQVEPLLLADSKLRAAFTAETMFEKDEKGNVAKNKFGDLIYSKEYVTQFHAALNGMVEKQMRKAIVATTNFWYTAWVNAGKPNLDELDSKELTERNKKNLKNDLKLWKTGKLFGLESENDF from the coding sequence ATGAAAAAATTTAAATTAAAACGAACAGCGCTTACTTTTTCGATAATTGGTATTGCTTTTATTACATTGTCATGGGGAATTTTTGGTCATGAGCATATTAATAACGCTGCAGTTATGGCTTTGCCAAAACCGATGCAGACTTTTTTTTACAATCATTTAGATTTTATTACGCAGGAATCGACTGTTCCGGATTTGCGTAAATACACATTACGCGATAAGGCCGAAAATCCGCGTCATTTTATGGATATGGAGAATTTTGGTGCTGTAGATTCTATTCCGCTGCCTTTTGATGAAGCAAAGAAAAAATACAATGAGAAATTTTTAGCAGATAATGGTATTCTGCCTTGGTATATCCAGGAAGTAATGACCAAGTTAACAAAAGCCATGAAAGACAAAAGAAAAACTGAAATTTTGTTTTTGGCAGCTGATTTGGCTCATTACATAGGTGATGCGCACATGCCTTTGCATACTGCTGTCAATCATGACGGACAATTGACTAATCAAAAAGGAATTCATTCTTTATGGGAATCCCGTCTTCCGGAATTGTTTGGAAAAAATTATAATTTTTATACGGGAGAAGCAAAGTATGTGGAAAATGTAGAAAAAGCGACTTGGGATATGCTGAAAGACACACACAGCCAAGTTGAGCCTCTTTTATTGGCTGACAGTAAACTGCGTGCAGCTTTTACTGCTGAGACGATGTTTGAGAAAGATGAAAAGGGAAATGTTGCTAAAAACAAGTTTGGTGATTTGATTTATTCCAAAGAGTATGTGACTCAATTTCATGCAGCATTGAACGGAATGGTTGAAAAGCAAATGAGAAAAGCAATTGTTGCGACAACCAATTTTTGGTACACAGCATGGGTAAATGCTGGAAAACCTAATCTTGATGAATTGGATTCAAAAGAATTGACTGAACGTAATAAAAAGAATTTGAAAAATGATTTGAAACTTTGGAAAACTGGAAAACTTTTTGGTTTAGAAAGTGAGAACGATTTTTAG
- a CDS encoding DUF3570 domain-containing protein, with the protein MKRIFITGLALLGLFQYQLRAQNVVSDSTNYQNKKLKVEEVNLISSYYKQDGDNSAVTGGIGSEHLTDIANTIDVKLIKYGENGIKHTFDIEAGIDHYTSASSDMIDLSANSSASSSDIRFYPSLSYIRENEEKGRTFSAGVSSSSEFDYQSFGGNLSFSQKTKNKNGEFTAKIQTYIDQLKLIEPIELRTYRSEGYGSANRNTFAGTLSYSQVVNQRLQVMIVGDIISQNGYLSLPFHRVYFADGSVHQEKMPDTRLKIPLGFRASYFLGDNFIIRAYYRYYSDDWSLKAHTADIEIPVKLSQAFSLSPFYRYYTQTGTKYFKPYGEHTAADEYYTSNYDLSKFDSSFFGMGMKFTPPNGVFGLKHWNTVEIRYGHYTRTTNMTSDIISLNIKYK; encoded by the coding sequence ATGAAAAGAATATTTATTACAGGACTTGCTTTATTGGGGTTGTTTCAATACCAATTAAGAGCGCAAAATGTTGTTTCAGATTCTACCAACTATCAAAACAAAAAATTAAAGGTTGAAGAAGTAAATTTAATTTCGAGTTATTACAAACAAGATGGAGACAATTCGGCTGTGACAGGAGGTATTGGCTCTGAACATCTGACAGATATTGCAAATACCATCGATGTTAAATTGATTAAATACGGAGAAAACGGAATCAAACACACCTTTGACATTGAAGCTGGAATTGATCATTATACTTCAGCTTCTTCGGATATGATTGATTTGAGTGCTAATTCTTCTGCATCATCTTCAGACATTCGTTTTTACCCATCTTTAAGTTATATCAGAGAAAATGAAGAAAAGGGAAGAACATTTTCCGCGGGCGTTTCATCATCATCTGAATTTGATTATCAGTCTTTTGGAGGAAATCTAAGTTTCTCTCAAAAAACTAAAAATAAAAACGGAGAATTTACCGCTAAAATCCAAACTTATATAGATCAGTTAAAACTAATTGAACCTATTGAACTTCGTACTTATAGAAGTGAAGGTTATGGCAGTGCTAATCGAAATACTTTTGCAGGAACTTTAAGTTATTCTCAAGTTGTAAACCAAAGACTTCAGGTAATGATTGTTGGTGATATCATCAGTCAAAATGGTTATTTAAGTCTTCCTTTTCACAGAGTATATTTCGCCGACGGATCTGTGCATCAGGAAAAAATGCCTGATACCAGATTAAAAATTCCTCTTGGATTCAGAGCTAGTTATTTTTTAGGCGATAATTTTATTATTAGAGCTTATTATAGATATTATTCTGATGACTGGAGTTTAAAAGCGCATACCGCCGATATTGAAATCCCTGTAAAATTATCACAGGCATTTTCTTTGAGTCCGTTTTACAGATATTATACACAGACAGGAACCAAATATTTCAAACCGTACGGTGAACATACTGCAGCTGATGAGTATTACACCAGTAATTATGATTTATCTAAGTTTGACAGCAGTTTCTTTGGAATGGGAATGAAATTCACACCGCCTAATGGTGTCTTTGGTCTTAAGCATTGGAATACTGTTGAAATTAGATATGGACATTACACAAGAACAACAAATATGACCTCTGATATTATTAGTTTAAACATTAAATACAAATAA
- a CDS encoding YoaK family protein: protein MFRHQGKSRTSKHNLRLAILLSFVAGIVNVTGVLAVKTLTTNVTGHFAYFAEEVTKKDYQAAIVFLIYTLFFLAGAFTSNFLAELVSEKKQELSHLPAIAIEFLILVTLGLFDMHPDFNLLEGKWIAFGLLFAMGIQNAMVTKISQSTVRTTHLTGLFTDLGIELSQLFFYKKPEERKALKTSIYLRLSIISFFFLGCFAGGFIYGYLALKTLLIAAAFLLVALYYDYIRLYFIAIKRKKKTF, encoded by the coding sequence ATGTTTAGACATCAAGGCAAAAGCAGAACTTCTAAACATAATTTACGGCTTGCTATATTATTATCATTTGTAGCCGGAATTGTAAATGTAACAGGAGTTTTGGCAGTAAAAACATTAACCACTAATGTTACTGGGCATTTTGCCTATTTTGCAGAAGAAGTAACAAAAAAAGACTATCAAGCCGCCATCGTTTTTTTAATTTATACGCTGTTCTTTTTGGCGGGAGCATTTACATCTAATTTTTTGGCCGAACTGGTTTCTGAAAAAAAGCAAGAACTTTCTCATTTGCCCGCAATAGCCATCGAATTTCTTATTTTAGTCACTTTGGGGCTTTTTGACATGCACCCCGATTTTAATTTATTAGAAGGAAAATGGATTGCCTTTGGTCTTCTTTTTGCAATGGGAATCCAAAATGCAATGGTGACCAAAATTTCGCAGTCAACCGTTAGAACTACGCATTTAACAGGACTCTTCACGGATTTAGGGATTGAATTGTCCCAATTGTTTTTCTACAAAAAACCGGAAGAGCGAAAAGCCTTAAAAACCAGTATTTATTTAAGACTGTCTATCATTTCTTTCTTCTTTCTAGGCTGTTTTGCCGGCGGATTTATATACGGATATTTGGCACTAAAAACACTGCTAATCGCTGCGGCTTTTCTTTTGGTTGCCCTATATTATGATTACATCCGATTGTATTTCATTGCGATTAAGCGAAAGAAAAAAACATTTTAG
- the fabG gene encoding 3-oxoacyl-[acyl-carrier-protein] reductase gives MKLLEGKVAIITGASRGIGKGIAEVFAKNGANVAFTYSSSVESAQALENELNALGIKAKGYKSNAADFNEAQTFVDAVLAEFGTVDILINNAGITKDNLLMRMSEADFDQVIDVNLKSVFNMTKAIQRTFLKQRSGSIINISSVVGVSGNAGQTNYAASKAGAIGFTKSVALELGSRNIRCNAIAPGFIETEMTAKLSEDVVKGWREGIPLKRGGTTEDVANACLFLASDMSAYITGQVLNVCGGMLT, from the coding sequence ATGAAATTACTAGAAGGAAAAGTAGCCATTATTACTGGCGCGAGTCGTGGAATTGGAAAAGGAATTGCAGAAGTTTTTGCAAAAAATGGAGCAAATGTTGCCTTTACTTATAGCTCATCTGTAGAGTCTGCACAGGCTTTGGAAAATGAATTGAATGCTTTGGGAATTAAAGCCAAAGGATACAAATCTAATGCGGCTGATTTTAATGAAGCACAAACTTTTGTTGATGCTGTTTTGGCCGAATTTGGAACAGTAGATATTTTGATAAACAACGCTGGAATTACTAAAGATAATTTGTTAATGAGAATGTCTGAGGCTGATTTTGACCAAGTTATTGATGTTAACTTGAAGTCAGTTTTTAATATGACTAAAGCGATTCAAAGAACATTTTTGAAACAGCGTTCGGGTTCAATTATCAATATTAGTTCAGTAGTTGGTGTGTCTGGTAATGCTGGTCAAACGAATTATGCAGCTTCGAAAGCTGGTGCTATTGGGTTTACTAAATCGGTAGCTTTGGAGTTGGGTTCACGTAATATTCGTTGTAATGCTATTGCTCCAGGGTTTATTGAAACTGAAATGACAGCCAAATTAAGCGAGGATGTTGTAAAAGGCTGGAGAGAAGGTATTCCTTTGAAACGCGGCGGTACTACAGAAGACGTTGCAAATGCTTGCTTGTTCTTGGCTTCTGACATGAGTGCTTATATCACAGGACAAGTATTGAATGTTTGTGGAGGAATGCTTACCTAA
- a CDS encoding DUF4266 domain-containing protein — MSMLFTSCSPVKEYQKGRINDSEMVLANRKIEKTELSFQSYREGASGANAGKSGGGCGCN; from the coding sequence ATGAGCATGCTCTTTACTTCTTGTTCTCCTGTGAAAGAATATCAAAAAGGAAGAATTAATGATTCTGAAATGGTATTGGCAAATAGAAAAATCGAGAAGACAGAACTTAGTTTTCAATCCTACCGTGAAGGCGCTTCCGGAGCAAATGCAGGAAAAAGCGGTGGTGGCTGTGGCTGTAACTAA
- a CDS encoding LTA synthase family protein, with the protein MNFLKKFSPFYNLAFFYILVSFVLRIVLMFHPITQTNFVFIDSLKIFSIGLISDLFVFVVATGFLWLYLIFISNSKYYKPYGYIIFGLFVALLLYIASGKTILNEYGGALPKIGMIFVGLKTLLFGLLLFLPKHRDKIRFWLFAFVMFLYVVLILQNGISEYFFWNEFGVKYNFIAVNYLVYTNEVIGNIMESYPVIPLFSALFLIAGIVTYFIVRKSRNYIDDIPTFPEKLKISVIYLALFGIALYAVPSLAKKENSQNVFTNELQSNGMYRFYLAFMNSELDYFKFYKTLPENEAFALLGKQIPSITGVSTLRSIKSDVAETPKNVVLITIESYSADFMKMYGNDQNITPFLDDLAQKSLLFTNLYAVGNRTVRGLEAVTLCFPPTAGESVVKRKDNKDKFSTGSIFKQKGYNVKYLYGGDAFFDNMEDFFTGNGYGIVDKKSFTPEEITFANIWGVCDEDMANKAIKTMNIEAKTGKPFFNHWMTVSNHRPFTYPNDKIDIPGDAKSRDGGVKYTDYALRKFFDMASKQPWYKNTVFVIVADHCASSAGKTELPVDKYRIPAMIYSPGFIQPQKYTNVMSQIDLMPTLFGLLNFNYQSKFYGQDVLKPDYKPRALIATYQDLGLIKDNILTIISPKQAVKQFQLSLKPDQKVAPEFQIYYDQVPLKNERTDLVNETISYYQTASDILKKKSYQKLK; encoded by the coding sequence ATGAATTTTCTTAAAAAGTTTTCCCCTTTTTACAATCTAGCATTTTTCTATATCCTTGTAAGTTTCGTTCTGCGAATTGTGTTGATGTTTCATCCTATCACGCAGACAAATTTTGTTTTTATAGATAGCTTAAAAATCTTCTCTATAGGATTAATTTCAGATCTTTTTGTATTTGTTGTAGCAACAGGATTCTTGTGGTTGTATCTCATTTTTATATCCAATTCCAAATATTATAAACCCTACGGTTATATCATTTTTGGATTATTTGTGGCATTATTGCTTTATATAGCTTCCGGCAAAACGATTCTGAATGAATATGGCGGAGCTTTGCCAAAAATCGGAATGATTTTCGTGGGGCTTAAAACGCTTTTGTTCGGACTTCTTCTGTTTTTACCAAAGCACAGAGACAAAATCAGATTCTGGCTGTTCGCTTTTGTGATGTTTTTATATGTTGTTCTTATTCTTCAAAACGGAATCAGCGAATATTTCTTTTGGAATGAATTTGGGGTAAAATATAATTTCATCGCGGTAAATTATTTGGTTTACACTAATGAGGTAATCGGGAATATAATGGAATCGTACCCTGTGATTCCGTTGTTTTCGGCATTGTTTTTAATTGCTGGAATTGTGACTTATTTTATTGTCAGAAAATCTAGAAATTATATTGATGATATTCCGACATTTCCTGAGAAATTAAAGATATCAGTGATTTATCTTGCGTTATTTGGTATCGCTTTATACGCAGTTCCTTCATTAGCAAAAAAAGAAAACTCTCAAAATGTTTTTACCAATGAATTGCAATCTAATGGAATGTATCGTTTCTATTTGGCATTTATGAACAGTGAATTGGATTATTTCAAATTTTATAAAACTTTACCCGAGAATGAAGCTTTTGCTTTACTGGGAAAACAGATTCCCTCTATTACTGGTGTATCGACTTTAAGATCAATAAAAAGTGATGTTGCTGAAACACCAAAAAATGTGGTTTTAATCACTATTGAAAGTTACAGTGCCGATTTTATGAAAATGTATGGTAATGATCAAAACATCACTCCATTTTTAGACGATTTGGCACAAAAAAGCTTATTGTTTACTAATTTATATGCCGTTGGAAACAGAACAGTTCGCGGACTTGAAGCCGTAACGTTATGTTTTCCGCCAACTGCCGGCGAAAGTGTTGTAAAACGAAAAGACAATAAAGACAAATTTTCTACCGGTTCAATTTTTAAACAAAAAGGATACAACGTGAAATATCTTTATGGCGGAGATGCTTTTTTTGACAATATGGAAGACTTTTTTACCGGAAATGGCTATGGCATTGTCGACAAAAAATCATTCACTCCCGAAGAAATTACTTTTGCCAATATTTGGGGAGTTTGTGACGAAGATATGGCCAATAAAGCTATAAAAACGATGAATATAGAGGCTAAAACTGGCAAACCTTTCTTTAATCACTGGATGACCGTGAGTAACCACCGTCCATTTACATATCCAAACGATAAAATTGATATTCCCGGAGATGCAAAATCCAGAGATGGCGGTGTAAAATATACCGATTATGCTTTGAGAAAATTCTTTGATATGGCCAGTAAACAGCCTTGGTACAAAAATACCGTATTTGTTATCGTTGCTGATCACTGCGCTTCAAGTGCCGGGAAAACAGAACTCCCTGTGGATAAATACAGAATTCCTGCAATGATTTACAGTCCGGGATTTATCCAACCTCAAAAGTATACGAATGTAATGTCGCAAATCGATCTTATGCCAACACTTTTTGGTTTATTAAATTTTAATTACCAAAGTAAATTTTATGGTCAGGATGTTTTGAAACCCGATTACAAACCGAGAGCATTAATTGCTACTTATCAGGATTTAGGGCTAATAAAAGATAATATTTTGACCATTATTTCTCCTAAACAAGCCGTAAAACAATTCCAATTGTCATTAAAACCAGATCAAAAAGTGGCTCCGGAGTTTCAAATCTACTACGACCAAGTTCCCTTAAAAAATGAAAGAACCGATCTTGTTAATGAAACGATCTCTTATTATCAGACAGCTTCAGACATATTAAAGAAAAAGAGCTATCAAAAATTAAAGTAA
- a CDS encoding LysR family transcriptional regulator: MDFRLKVFFTVATRLSFTKAASELFITQPAISKHIQELEEEYKIKLFERNGSKIALTNAGEVLLKHTKNIFEIYREIDFDMSTFINERKGLLRLGASTTISQYIIPPLLARFHQKLESVKVNLLNGNTEQIENALLNKEIEIGIVEGQSKNQSIKYTQFIRDELVLVCSSNNPLVRKKEITPDDLKSLRFLVREQGSGTLEVIEYALKPFNIKIDHLQIEMQLGSTESIKSYLMNSDCVAFMSIHAVDKELKSKELQIIDVDNLTIERYFYIITLQGKSDSLCELFIKNISSYYNLKL; the protein is encoded by the coding sequence ATGGATTTTAGACTAAAAGTATTTTTCACTGTCGCAACCCGATTGAGCTTTACCAAAGCGGCTTCCGAATTATTTATTACGCAGCCCGCCATTTCCAAACACATTCAGGAGCTGGAGGAAGAATATAAAATCAAGCTTTTTGAAAGAAACGGTTCTAAAATAGCACTTACGAATGCGGGAGAAGTGTTGTTGAAGCATACCAAAAATATCTTTGAGATTTACAGGGAAATCGACTTTGATATGAGCACGTTTATTAATGAACGAAAAGGTTTGCTGCGGTTGGGGGCAAGTACTACGATTTCACAATATATTATTCCGCCGCTATTGGCTCGTTTTCATCAAAAACTGGAATCCGTCAAAGTAAATTTGTTAAATGGCAATACGGAACAAATCGAAAATGCTTTGCTAAATAAAGAAATTGAAATTGGAATTGTAGAAGGACAATCCAAAAATCAATCGATAAAATATACGCAATTCATTAGAGATGAACTGGTTTTGGTCTGCAGTTCCAATAATCCATTAGTCAGAAAAAAAGAAATTACTCCTGATGATCTAAAATCTTTGCGGTTTCTTGTACGGGAACAAGGTTCTGGAACACTTGAAGTTATTGAATATGCCTTAAAACCTTTCAATATCAAAATCGACCATTTACAGATTGAAATGCAGTTGGGAAGCACCGAAAGTATAAAATCGTATTTGATGAATTCCGATTGCGTTGCTTTTATGTCAATACACGCGGTAGATAAGGAGTTGAAAAGTAAAGAACTGCAAATAATTGACGTTGATAATTTGACAATTGAGCGTTATTTTTATATCATTACGCTACAAGGGAAATCGGATTCCCTTTGCGAATTATTCATAAAAAACATATCAAGCTATTATAACTTAAAGTTATAG
- a CDS encoding EamA family transporter, which translates to MLFLILSVICSVTVGVIFKISRRYQVISTQIVGYNYVFALALCYLVFSPDLMVLNDSSPWGIFILLGILLPVVFLFLATSIKHRGIVKTDVAQRLSLIISILGAWLFFGEQFSGLKLTALLFGFPAIILILDKPTENKENKWIYPTLVLLGFGVIDLLFKQIALTSTLPFTTSLFVLFSIALVIMILFNAYEILFRKTKMDFKSVIFGGLVGVFNFGNILFYLKAHQAFAKNPSTVFAGMNMGVIVIGSLVGIFIFKEKVTKLNITGLLLALIAVVFIVVSQLN; encoded by the coding sequence ATGTTATTTCTTATTCTGTCTGTTATTTGCAGTGTAACTGTTGGGGTGATTTTCAAAATTTCACGTCGTTATCAAGTGATTTCTACACAAATTGTTGGATATAATTATGTATTTGCTTTAGCGTTGTGTTACTTGGTTTTCAGTCCCGATTTAATGGTTTTGAATGATTCTTCGCCTTGGGGAATCTTTATTTTACTAGGTATTTTGTTGCCTGTTGTATTTCTTTTTCTGGCGACTTCCATAAAACATAGGGGTATCGTAAAAACCGATGTCGCCCAGCGATTATCACTGATTATTTCCATTTTGGGAGCTTGGCTATTTTTTGGAGAGCAATTTAGCGGACTTAAATTGACTGCTCTTTTGTTTGGATTTCCTGCAATTATCCTTATTTTGGATAAACCCACCGAAAACAAAGAGAATAAATGGATTTACCCAACACTCGTATTGCTTGGTTTTGGAGTGATAGACCTTCTTTTTAAACAAATTGCGCTGACTTCTACATTGCCTTTTACCACTTCATTGTTTGTTCTTTTCTCGATAGCGCTTGTTATAATGATTCTTTTTAATGCTTATGAAATACTTTTTAGAAAGACCAAAATGGATTTCAAGAGTGTTATTTTTGGAGGTTTGGTTGGGGTTTTTAATTTTGGGAACATCTTGTTTTATCTAAAGGCGCATCAGGCATTTGCCAAGAATCCCTCTACCGTTTTTGCCGGGATGAATATGGGAGTTATAGTGATTGGCAGTCTCGTCGGTATTTTTATTTTCAAGGAAAAAGTAACCAAGCTGAATATAACAGGTCTTTTGCTGGCCTTGATTGCAGTAGTTTTTATTGTGGTTTCTCAATTGAATTAG